One region of Candidatus Binatia bacterium genomic DNA includes:
- a CDS encoding type II secretion system F family protein has protein sequence MAVFVWQGVSARGEVLRGEMEAPTRDAVLIRLRSQRIQPVPAKIKEKGKGLNKDITIPGFGESIKGRDIVIFTRQLATMIDAGLPIVQCLDVLAAQSPNKKLRTHIRQIKEEVESGSTFTDALRKHPKLFDDLYVNMVAAGEIAGILDSILHRLAGYMEKAMKLKSKIKGAMIYPATIVTVAVSVTAVLLIFVIPVFAELFSSFGQALPAPTQFTINLSNFTIAYFKYIAAVTIAVGVAGRQFYKTEGGRLMFDHLFLQMPVFGDLFRKSAVARFTRTLSTLVSSGVPILDALAITARTAGNKVVERAVLATRVSISEGRTIAEPLAQSKVFPPMVCQMISVGETTGALDAMLQKIAEFYEDEVDSAVSNLTALMEPLVIVFLGVVIGGLVISMYLPIFKLGSVIG, from the coding sequence ATGGCGGTTTTTGTATGGCAGGGCGTTTCCGCGCGAGGAGAGGTACTGAGGGGGGAGATGGAGGCCCCCACCCGTGACGCCGTATTGATCCGATTGCGCTCGCAGCGCATTCAGCCGGTTCCGGCGAAGATCAAGGAAAAGGGAAAGGGCCTCAACAAAGATATCACCATCCCTGGCTTCGGAGAATCCATCAAGGGTCGCGATATCGTGATCTTCACGCGCCAATTGGCGACGATGATCGATGCCGGTCTGCCGATCGTTCAGTGTTTGGATGTGCTGGCCGCCCAGTCGCCGAACAAAAAACTCCGTACCCATATCCGACAGATCAAGGAAGAGGTGGAGTCAGGTTCGACCTTTACCGATGCATTGCGCAAGCATCCGAAACTATTTGATGATCTGTATGTCAACATGGTCGCCGCAGGCGAAATCGCCGGTATTCTGGACAGCATCCTGCATCGGCTGGCGGGTTACATGGAAAAGGCCATGAAACTCAAGAGCAAGATCAAGGGGGCCATGATCTATCCGGCGACAATCGTCACTGTGGCCGTGAGTGTAACCGCGGTGCTGCTGATTTTTGTGATCCCGGTCTTTGCGGAGTTGTTCTCGAGTTTCGGCCAAGCCTTACCGGCCCCAACGCAATTCACCATCAACTTGAGCAATTTCACCATTGCCTACTTCAAATACATCGCTGCCGTGACCATCGCGGTAGGTGTGGCCGGCCGGCAATTCTATAAAACCGAAGGCGGACGGCTGATGTTCGATCATCTGTTTCTGCAGATGCCGGTGTTTGGTGATCTGTTCCGCAAATCGGCGGTCGCCCGCTTTACCCGGACACTCAGCACCCTCGTGTCATCTGGTGTTCCGATTCTCGATGCGCTTGCCATAACGGCACGAACAGCCGGCAACAAGGTGGTCGAGCGTGCTGTGCTGGCGACCCGGGTGAGTATCAGTGAAGGCCGAACGATTGCTGAGCCTCTCGCGCAGAGCAAAGTCTTTCCCCCCATGGTGTGCCAAATGATTTCGGTCGGTGAGACGACCGGTGCGCTCGATGCCATGCTGCAGAAAATCGCCGAGTTCTACGAGGATGAGGTCGATAGCGCCGTGTCCAATCTCACGGCGTTGATGGAACCGTTGGTGATCGTGTTCTTGGGGGTGGTCATTGGAGGCTTGGTGATTTCAATGTACCTGCCGATTTTCAAACTGGGCTCCGTCATCGGCTGA